The Pygocentrus nattereri isolate fPygNat1 chromosome 4, fPygNat1.pri, whole genome shotgun sequence genome includes a window with the following:
- the LOC108437540 gene encoding polyunsaturated fatty acid lipoxygenase ALOX15B-like, with the protein MGKYKIQVFTGTALGAGTSNKIYMTLIGSISNSGPHKLKTLTAFWPGSRQTFTVESESNIGELLLVEVEPRPRSLLPHIDDDWFCTKIIVTTPEGVNVLFPCYCWMGRDEKLFLRHSIAMLKTKDTVPQLLAHRQENLKKRRQEFKWSVYAPGLPHTVLAKSPHELPAEVRFSFTREKEFQFTSGAAFMKLKLENPLNGTWNSFEAIKEILSEKPETYEYVENNWMTDEFFAYQFLNGLNPMIIKRCSKLPEKFPVTNEMVKSFLPDTSTLESEMKKGNIFICDYERLRDIEGNVISNQKQYLAAPLCLLFSTQGKLMPIAIQLNQQPGPGNPIFLPSDSENDWLLAKIFVRNAEFNEHELNFHLLRAHLMGEVFTVATMRNLPSCHPLYKLLIPHTRYNLQINILARSLLISEDGYFPKFTAIGNKSMTTFLKRAASSLTYSSLCIPDNIKERGLETIPNYFYRDDGLELWDIIYKFVSGFVSHYYKDQDVKDDNELHSWLTEIRENGFLERSEAGFPKSFGTVKELVKFITMVIFTVSAQHAAVNSGQFEFGGFMPNFPSTLRCPPPRQKGETTMDSVLEALPDISTTINTIAVVYLLSQESADRYPLGHYPEELFSEEMSLKLIAQFKSALQDLEKKIDNRNKKLALPYTYLNPPNVDNSVAI; encoded by the exons ATGGGAAAGTACAAAATCCAGGTCTTCACCGGTACAGCTCTTGGCGCTGGCACGTCTAACAAGATCTACATGACCTTAATTGGCTCAATCTCCAATAGTGGACCCCATAAGCTTAAAACGCTAACAGCCTTTTGGCCTGGATCG AGGCAAACTTTCACAGTCGAAAGCGAATCAAATATAGGCGAGCTCTTACTGGTTGAAGTGGAGCCTAGGCCACGATCATTGTTGCCACACATTGATGACGACTGGTTCTGCACCAAAATCATTGTAACAACACCTGAAGGAGTCAATGTGCTTTTCCCATGTTACTGCTGGATGGGCAGAGATGAGAAGCTGTTTCTCAGGCATTCTATAG CCATGCTAAAAACTAAGGACACGGTTCCTCAACTCCTGGCGCACAGACAAGAGAACCTGAAGAAACGGCGCCAAGAGTTCAA GTGGAGTGTATATGCTCCGGGATTACCTCACACTGTGCTCGCTAAATCTCCACATGAGTTGCCAGCTGAGGTCAGATTCTCTTTCACCAGAGAAAAAGAATTCCAGTTCACCTCGGGTGCAGC tttcatGAAGCTGAAACTGGAAAACCCTTTAAACGGCACTTGGAACAGCTTTGAAGCGATCAAGGAGATTCTCTCCGAGAAGCCAGAGACTTACG AATATGTGGAGAACAACTGGATGACGGATGAATTCTTTGCATACCAGTTTCTAAATGGTCTGAATCCCATGATCATCAAGCGCTGCTCAAAACTGCCTGAGAAATTCCCGGTCACCAATGAAATGGTCAAAAGTTTTTTACCAGACACGAGCACGTTGGAATCAGAAATGAAG AAGGGAAATATCTTCATCTGTGACTACGAAAGACTGAGAGACATTGAGGGAAATGTGATCAGCAATCAAAAGCAGTATCTGGCTGCTCCACTCTGTCTGCTTTTCAGCACTCAGGGCAAACTGATGCCAATTGCCATCCAG TTGAACCAGCAGCCTGGACCAGGGAATCCCATTTTTCTGCCCTCCGACTCTGAGAATGATTGGCTGTTGGCGAAGATCTTTGTGAGAAATGCAGAGTTTAATGAACATGAGCTGAACTTCCATCTGCTGCGCGCTCACCTGATGGGGGAGGTCTTCACTGTGGCAACGATGCGCAACTTGCCTTCATGTCATCCGCTGTATAAG CTCCTGATACCTCACACTCGCTATAATCTCCAGATCAACATCTTGGCCAGGAGTCTGCTGATCTCAGAGGATGGGTATTTCCCTAAG TTCACTGCCATTGGGAATAAGTCTATGACCACTTTCCTGAAAAGAGCAGCCTCTTCTCTGACGTACAGCTCCCTCTGCATTCCGGATAATATCAAGGAGAGGGGGTTGGAGACGATTCCCAATTACTTCTACAGAGATGATGGTCTGGAGCTGTGGGACATCATTTACAA GTTTGTGTCTGGATTTGTGTCGCATTACTACAAAGATCAAGACGTCAAGGACGACAACGAGCTGCACTCATGGCTCACTGAGATAAGAGAAAACGGCTTCCTGGAACGCAGTGAAGCTg GATTTCCCAAGTCTTTCGGCACGGTCAAAGAGCTGGTGAAGTTCATCACCATGGTGATCTTTACTGTGTCTGCTCAACATGCTGCGGTCAACAGCGGCCAG TTTGAATTCGGGGGATTTATGCCCAACTTTCCAAGCACTCTCCGATGTCCACCACCCCGTCAAAAAGGAGAAACCACCATGGACTCTGTTCTTGAGGCCTTACCTGACATCAGCACCACGATTAACACCATTGCTGTTGTGTACTTGCTGAGCCAGGAGTCTGCTGATCGG TATCCGCTTGGACATTACCCCGAGGAGCTGTTCAGTGAGGAGATGTCACTGAAACTGATAGCACAGTTCAAAAGTGCTCTGCAAGATCTTGAGAAGAAAATCGATAACAGGAACAAGAAGCTTGCTCTGCCGTACACATACCTGAATCCACCGAATGTGGATAACAGTGTTGCCATTTAG